In Gemmatimonadota bacterium, the genomic window ACCAATCGGTGCAGAAGGTCGATGTCGGAGGGCAGGTTCTTGAGATCGAATCGCATGAGGGAGTCTAGCCTCTCGGTGCGTCTCGACCAAGTTATTTTGTTGATTCTACTTGATTTTTTCGACCAACCGCGTTCGCCTTAACCAGCCACGGCGGGCCGCCATCGGCGTTCGGGTGCACGCCAGTCGATGCCCTCGATCAGCATCGACAACTGTGCCGAAGTCAACGTCACCGTGTCGCCGGCCTCGGCCGTGCCGGGCCAGGGGAAGCGACCCGCCTCCCGGCGCTTCGTGGACAGA contains:
- the tnpB gene encoding IS66 family insertion sequence element accessory protein TnpB; protein product: LSTKRREAGRFPWPGTAEAGDTVTLTSAQLSMLIEGIDWRAPERRWRPAVAG